One Salvia splendens isolate huo1 chromosome 22, SspV2, whole genome shotgun sequence DNA segment encodes these proteins:
- the LOC121787796 gene encoding CRAL-TRIO domain-containing protein C589.09, mitochondrial-like: protein MEDNESLSLTVSKLTKAIDFRVSELSEESVKRVAETGKARLHDYLDVHNRPVLIVEASKHLPGEYEPNEDESLCVFLIEKALSKLPEGQQQVVILIDLRGFQTQNTDLKFLTFVFDASYCYYPRRLGQVLFVDAPFIFKPFWQLVKPLLKSYASLVRFCSVKEVKEEYFTADTIPTSFR, encoded by the exons ACCGTTTCCAAATTGACCAAAGCCATA GATTTTCGTGTATCTGAATTGTCGGAAGAATCAGTGAAACGTGTTGCAGAAACTGGAAAAGCGCGTCTGCATGACTATCTCGATGTACACAACAGACCAGTGCTAATAGTGGAAGCATCCAAGCATCTACCAGGG GAGTACGAACCTAATGAAGACGAGAGTCTGTGTGTTTTCTTGATTGAGAAGGCACTAAGCAAACTCCCCGAGGGGCAGCAACAAGTGGTCATCTTAATTGATCTCCGTGGGTTCCAGACGCAAAACACTGATCTTAAATTCTTAACATTTGTG TTTGACGCGTCCTACTGCTACTACCCGAGGCGATTGGGTCAAGTCCTCTTCGTAGATGCTCCTTTCATATTCAAGCCATTTTGGCAGCTAGTTAAGCCTTTGCTCAAATCATATGCCTCTCTT GTGAGATTTTGCTCCGTGAAAGAGGTTAAAGAAGAGTACTTCACAGCAGACACTATTCCTACTAGCTTCAGATAG
- the LOC121787673 gene encoding uncharacterized protein LOC121787673 isoform X2, protein MMELSTFLLQGSYRSFPCVPSVRDRGSQLQYLLPSVTVPRVGRKDRLISLKSRSCSSGASCVLGPKSKISKISAFKGGSRHDDLGGRANDSKSLKNPIKVSYLQHESEESFVESSKVQNVVPAPYTAEDERTTRSLAIQNLFKNWLMLLRTPLGTQPVERALEEPSEETSEESNVVQNNGRPQVFKAAWCYFLSLDPTIKIPLLMFTPVYLAVNLIYGSEVSKELTPLWILGPIVAALYVKMIRGICSLYVFSFMQTVRIVKNLPAYCMVVHEYLFRGKLKEAMQKYIWQPLVDIKNMDYKEAMKQKLKGFQEWLKEKYLDFVESIWPYYCRTIRFLKRANLI, encoded by the exons ATGATGGAATTATCAACATTTCTGCTGCAG GGCTCTTATAGAAGCTTCCCTTGTGTGCCCTCAGTGCGGGACAGAGGTAGCCAACTGCAATACCTTTTGCCCTCAGTCACAGTCCCACGAGTTGGGAGAAAAGATAGACTAATCTCTTTAAAATCCAGATCATGTTCAAG TGGAGCTTCTTGTGTTCTTGGACCAAAGtcaaaaatatctaaaatatcAGCTTTCAAAGGCGGCAGTCGACATGATGATCTGGGTGGCAGAGCTAATGACTCGAAGTCCCTAAAGAATCCTATTAAAGTTTCTTATTTACAGCATGAGAGTGAAGAATCTTTCGTTGAGTCTTCAAAGGTACAGAATGTTGTGCCTGCACCTTATACAGCAGAAGATGAGAGAACAACCAGGTCCTTGGCTATACAAAATCTCTTTAAGAACTGGTTAATGTTACTGCGTACCCCACTAGGAACACAACCAGTGGAGAGAGCTCTCGAAGAACCTTCTGAGGAAACCTCAGAAGAGTCAAATGTTGTGCAAAACAATGGAAGACCTCAAGTTTTTAAGGCAGCTTGGTGCTACTTTCTGAGCTTGGATCCAACAATAAAGATACCATTGTTAATGTT CACACCGGTGTACCTTGCAGTTAACCTCATATATGGATCAGAAGTATCTAAAGAATTAACTCCCTTATGGATTCTTGGACCAATAGTTGCTGCTCTCTATGTGAAGATGATCCGAGGAATATGCAGCCTCTACGTGTTCAGCTTCATGCAAACTGTCAGAATAGTCAAGAACCTTCCTGCCTACTGCATGGTGGTACACGAGTACCTTTTCCGTGGGAAGCTAAAAGAAGCCATGCAAAAATACATATGGCAACCTCTTGTTGACATAAAAAATATGGACTACAAGGAGGCGATGAAGCAGAAATTGAAGGGTTTCCAAGAGTGGTTGAAGGAGAAATACCTGGATTTTGTTGAATCCATTTGGCCCTATTACTGCAGAACAATAAGGTTTTTGAAGAGGGCGAACCTAATATAG
- the LOC121787673 gene encoding uncharacterized protein LOC121787673 isoform X1 has protein sequence MMELSTFLLQGSYRSFPCVPSVRDRGSQLQYLLPSVTVPRVGRKDRLISLKSRSCSSSGASCVLGPKSKISKISAFKGGSRHDDLGGRANDSKSLKNPIKVSYLQHESEESFVESSKVQNVVPAPYTAEDERTTRSLAIQNLFKNWLMLLRTPLGTQPVERALEEPSEETSEESNVVQNNGRPQVFKAAWCYFLSLDPTIKIPLLMFTPVYLAVNLIYGSEVSKELTPLWILGPIVAALYVKMIRGICSLYVFSFMQTVRIVKNLPAYCMVVHEYLFRGKLKEAMQKYIWQPLVDIKNMDYKEAMKQKLKGFQEWLKEKYLDFVESIWPYYCRTIRFLKRANLI, from the exons ATGATGGAATTATCAACATTTCTGCTGCAG GGCTCTTATAGAAGCTTCCCTTGTGTGCCCTCAGTGCGGGACAGAGGTAGCCAACTGCAATACCTTTTGCCCTCAGTCACAGTCCCACGAGTTGGGAGAAAAGATAGACTAATCTCTTTAAAATCCAGATCATGTTCAAG TAGTGGAGCTTCTTGTGTTCTTGGACCAAAGtcaaaaatatctaaaatatcAGCTTTCAAAGGCGGCAGTCGACATGATGATCTGGGTGGCAGAGCTAATGACTCGAAGTCCCTAAAGAATCCTATTAAAGTTTCTTATTTACAGCATGAGAGTGAAGAATCTTTCGTTGAGTCTTCAAAGGTACAGAATGTTGTGCCTGCACCTTATACAGCAGAAGATGAGAGAACAACCAGGTCCTTGGCTATACAAAATCTCTTTAAGAACTGGTTAATGTTACTGCGTACCCCACTAGGAACACAACCAGTGGAGAGAGCTCTCGAAGAACCTTCTGAGGAAACCTCAGAAGAGTCAAATGTTGTGCAAAACAATGGAAGACCTCAAGTTTTTAAGGCAGCTTGGTGCTACTTTCTGAGCTTGGATCCAACAATAAAGATACCATTGTTAATGTT CACACCGGTGTACCTTGCAGTTAACCTCATATATGGATCAGAAGTATCTAAAGAATTAACTCCCTTATGGATTCTTGGACCAATAGTTGCTGCTCTCTATGTGAAGATGATCCGAGGAATATGCAGCCTCTACGTGTTCAGCTTCATGCAAACTGTCAGAATAGTCAAGAACCTTCCTGCCTACTGCATGGTGGTACACGAGTACCTTTTCCGTGGGAAGCTAAAAGAAGCCATGCAAAAATACATATGGCAACCTCTTGTTGACATAAAAAATATGGACTACAAGGAGGCGATGAAGCAGAAATTGAAGGGTTTCCAAGAGTGGTTGAAGGAGAAATACCTGGATTTTGTTGAATCCATTTGGCCCTATTACTGCAGAACAATAAGGTTTTTGAAGAGGGCGAACCTAATATAG
- the LOC121787478 gene encoding glycine cleavage system H protein, mitochondrial-like — protein MALRMWASSTANALRLSTCASKSPAFSLSRAFSTVLDDLKYASSHEWVKHDGPVATIGITDHAQDHLGELVFVELPEAGKEVKQGSGFGAVESVKATSDVNSPISGEVVEINTKLAESPGLINTSPYEEGWMIKVKPSNPSELANLMGSKEYIKFCKEEDAAAH, from the exons ATGGCTCTGAGAATGTGGGCTTCTTCGACAGCAAATGCTCTGAGACTCTCAACTTGTGCTTCGAAATCTCCTgccttttctctctctagagCCTTTTCAACTG TTTTGGATGATTTGAAGTATGCTTCTTCGCATGAATGGGTGAAGCATGATGGCCCGGTGGCCACCATCGGAATCACAGACCATGCCCAG GACCATTTAGGAGAACTTGTGTTTGTGGAGCTGCCGGAAGCGGGGAAGGAAGTGAAACAAGGCAGTGGTTTTGGAGCCGTCGAGAGTGTGAAGGCCACTAGTGACGTGAACTCTCCGATCTCCGGTGAGGTCGTCGAGATCAACACCAAGCTAGCAGAGTCTCCGGGACTG ATTAACACAAGCCCATATGAAGAAGGGTGGATGATCAAGGTGAAACCAAGCAATCCCTCAGAGCTTGCAAACTTGATGGGATCCAAAGAGTACATTAAATTCTGTAAAGAAGAAGATGCTGCTGCTCACTAA
- the LOC121787477 gene encoding heme-binding protein 2-like, with product MGRARILILILTISTFITERAECKKKESESPQYSVVHSESDFEVRFYRESAWMTAPSDDISFEKATKKGFHRLFQYTEGANLNFSRLPITYPILTSIVPDAGPLHSSAYFVKLYLPTEFEADPPLPLPELNLQPDWWRSRCIAVREFSGFARDTNIVKEAEKLALSLSRSEWANSTSAESGYAYSIAQYSSHFKLFSRVNEVWVDVGGLESNGCRSSLMAAY from the exons ATGGGCCGTGCAAGAATATTGATCTTAATTTTAACAATTTCAACATTTATTACAGAAAGAGCTGAATGCAAGAAGAAGGAATCAGAATCTCCGCAGTACTCAGTTGTCCACTCAGAATCCGATTTTGAGGTGAGATTCTACAGAGAATCAGCTTGGATGACTGCTCCATCTGATGATATTTCCTTCGAAAAAGCCACCAAGAAAGGCTTCCACAG ACTGTTTCAGTATACAGAAGGTGCAAACTTGAACTTCTCTAGGCTGCCAATAACCTACCCGATCCTCACGAGCATAGTCCCAGATGCCGGCCCCCTTCACTCATCGGCCTACTTTGTGAAGCTCTACCTCCCCACGGAGTTTGAGGCCGACCCTCCTCTTCCCCTGCCCGAACTCAACCTCCAGCCCGACTGGTGGAGGAGCCGCTGCATTGCAGTGAGGGAATTTTCAGGGTTCGCGAGGGATACCAACATCGTGAAGGAGGCCGAGAAGCTGGCTCTGAGTTTGAGCAGGTCCGAGTGGGCTAACTCGACGTCTGCGGAGAGTGGCTATGCTTACTCTATCGCACAGTATAGCTCTCACTTTAAGTTATTTTCGCGTGTTAATGAAGTCTGGGTGGATGTTGGTGGACTTGAGTCGAATGGGTGTAGGTCCAGCCTCATGGCAGCATACTGA